A window from Sphingobium sp. EM0848 encodes these proteins:
- a CDS encoding enoyl-CoA hydratase/isomerase family protein, whose product MTVRVEKRASTAIVTLDQPGRANAFTMAMREEIWRTFEELGEDDEVRAIILTGANGQFCSGADTGDMGHQSTAAFLRRMRWLHRMVKAIGGIRKPVIAAIDGACVGAGWSLALACDIAIATPNARFCQSFGRIGYVPDAGAVWQLNRLLGPMRAKEIVYSARMVDAQEALRLGLLLELIEIDRLMARAMEMADALAQGPTLATGMAKRQFEAAQALSLDQFLELEFTMQPLLATTHDHQEGIAAAREKRSPHFQGL is encoded by the coding sequence GGTCGAAAAGCGGGCTTCAACCGCCATCGTCACGCTCGACCAGCCGGGCCGCGCCAATGCCTTCACCATGGCGATGCGCGAGGAAATATGGCGCACTTTCGAGGAGTTGGGAGAGGATGACGAGGTTCGCGCCATCATCCTGACTGGCGCTAACGGACAATTTTGCTCCGGGGCCGATACCGGCGACATGGGCCATCAGAGCACGGCCGCTTTCCTGCGGCGAATGCGCTGGCTGCACCGGATGGTGAAGGCGATTGGCGGCATCCGCAAGCCCGTGATCGCGGCGATCGACGGCGCCTGCGTCGGCGCGGGATGGAGCCTGGCGCTGGCCTGCGACATCGCCATCGCCACGCCGAACGCGCGCTTCTGCCAGAGCTTCGGCCGGATCGGCTATGTGCCCGATGCGGGGGCAGTGTGGCAGCTCAACCGCCTCCTCGGGCCGATGCGCGCCAAGGAGATCGTCTATTCCGCCCGCATGGTCGATGCGCAGGAAGCGCTGCGATTGGGGCTGCTTCTGGAACTGATCGAGATCGACAGGCTGATGGCGCGGGCGATGGAAATGGCGGACGCGCTGGCGCAGGGGCCAACCTTGGCGACCGGCATGGCCAAGCGTCAGTTCGAGGCCGCGCAGGCCCTTTCACTGGATCAGTTTCTGGAGCTGGAGTTCACCATGCAGCCGCTGCTGGCCACGACTCATGACCATCAGGAAGGCATAGCCGCCGCGCGGGAAAAACGTTCGCCGCATTTTCAGGGATTGTGA
- a CDS encoding Zn-ribbon domain-containing OB-fold protein, protein MPETDSPQRPLPLPDPLSEPFWAAARRHELHMQKCESCGRLAYPPEIACRACGGGRLAFTPVSGRATLHSWTVLHDPPSPGFRDRLPVILAVVELEEQERLLMSSNLIGIAPEDLRIGLPLEALFEDVTDDCTLVQFGPTER, encoded by the coding sequence ATGCCGGAAACAGATTCTCCCCAGCGTCCTCTGCCTCTGCCCGATCCGCTGTCGGAACCCTTTTGGGCGGCGGCAAGGCGTCATGAACTGCATATGCAGAAATGCGAAAGTTGCGGTCGCCTCGCTTATCCGCCCGAAATCGCCTGCCGCGCCTGTGGCGGAGGCCGATTGGCCTTCACGCCGGTTTCGGGACGCGCGACGCTGCATAGCTGGACCGTGCTGCACGACCCGCCCTCCCCCGGCTTTCGCGACCGGCTGCCGGTGATCCTGGCGGTGGTGGAACTGGAGGAGCAGGAGCGGCTGCTGATGAGCAGCAACCTGATCGGCATCGCGCCTGAAGATCTGCGTATCGGCCTGCCGCTCGAAGCGCTGTTCGAGGATGTGACGGACGACTGCACGCTGGTGCAGTTCGGCCCGACGGAGCGCTGA